In Macadamia integrifolia cultivar HAES 741 chromosome 1, SCU_Mint_v3, whole genome shotgun sequence, a single window of DNA contains:
- the LOC122084936 gene encoding 60S ribosomal protein L26-1-like produces MKYNPRVSSSRRKCRKAHFTAPSSVRRVMMSAPLSSDLRNKYNVRSVPVRKDDEVQVVRGTYKGREGKVVQVYRRKWVIHVERITREKVNGSTVNVGINPSKVIVTKLKLDKDRKALLDRKAKGRAADKAKGKFTAEDVAAAAPSLQEID; encoded by the coding sequence ATGAAGTACAACCCGAGGGTCTCGAGCTCCAGGCGCAAGTGCCGAAAGGCACACTTCACCGCACCATCTAGCGTTCGTCGGGTGATGATGAGTGCCCCTCTCTCCTCCGATCTGAGGAACAAGTACAACGTGAGGTCCGTCCCTGTGCGGAAGGACGACGAGGTGCAGGTGGTTAGGGGAACCTACAAGGGCAGAGAAGGTAAGGTGGTTCAGGTGTACCGTCGCAAATGGGTCATCCATGTAGAGCGTATCACCAGGGAGAAGGTTAATGGATCCACCGTCAATGTTGGTATCAACCCTTCGAAAGTCATCGTCACGAAGCTCAAGCTTGACAAGGATCGCAAAGCCCTCCTCGATCGTAAGGCCAAGGGTCGCGCAGCAGACAAGGCAAAGGGCAAGTTCACCGCCGAGGATGTCGCCGCCGCCGCACCCTCTCTTCAAGAAATCGATTAG